The Tessaracoccus timonensis sequence CACGCCTTGGTAGAACAGCGAGCGATACGGCAGTGAGAAGGGCAGATGCTCGGTGAGGAGCATGGGGTCGAGGGGAGCGCCGTCGGAGTCGACCCGGCCAAGCACCACGCCGATGGGTGCCACCGACGGGATACCCATCCGCCGCAGCTCGGACAGCAACCGGTACTCGTTGACGGCTACGTCTTCGAGAATTTCCTTCGCCGCGACGATCTGGTGACCCACCTTGATGAACCGCACGACGTGGCGCGAGATGCCGCGGGGCAGGGCGACGAGGTGCGTCGTCGGCCACTGTTCCAGCGGCAGATGCCAAGGAAGGCGCAGGAGTGCCGCGTCGGGCTTGGCAGCAAGGAAACGAGGCATGCCCCGTAGTCTAGTGGGCGTCTCAGAGTGCGAGCTCAGCCCGCTCTAAAGCTTCGGCGATGACGGTGACGAGGTCGTCGACGCCTTCGAGGCCAACGCTGAAGCGCAGCATGCCGGGGGTGATGCCGGCAGCTTTCTGCGCCTCGGGGCTCATAGCGCCGTGGGTCATCGTCGCGGGGTGGCATACCAGCGATTCGGTGCCGCCCAGCGACTCCGCCAGGTGGAACACCTTGAGGCCGTCGAGGAAGCGTCGGACGGTGGGCTCGCCGCCGCACAGTTCGACGGTGACCATCGAGCCAGGCGTGCGCATCTGCTGCTGGGCCAGTTGGTAGTCGGGGTGGTCGGGGAGGCCGGGATAGTGGAGCGCCTCGACGACGGGGTGGCCGTCGAACGCGTCGATCACCGCCTCCGCGTTCGTGGCGTGCACGCGAAGCCGCGCGTCGAGGGAGCGCAGGCCGCGCATGGTGAGGTAGCTGTCCATCGCGCCGGAGGTGAGCCCGAGCGTCTTCGCCCAGCCGGTGAGCTGCTCCTGCAGCTCGGCCGTGGCGGCGACGACGGCGCCGCCCACCACGTCGGAGTGTCCGGCGATGAACTTCGTCGTCGAGTGCGCGACGGCGTCGGCGCCGAAGCTGAGGGGCTGCTGCAGCAAGGGGGTGCAGAAGGTGTTGTCGACGACGACGCTCGCCCCCGCGGCGTGCCCCAGCTCGGTGACGCGTTCGATGTCGGTGATCCGCAGCAGCGGGTTCGACGGCGTCTCGATCCACACGAGGTCCGCCGGCGTCGAGAGTGCCGCCGCGGCAGCGTCGAGATCGGTGAGGTCCACATAATCGACGGTGACCCTCCCGCGCTCAGCCCACCAGGTGAGGAGTCGCCAGGTGCCGCCGTACGCATCGTGAGGTGCGACGACGCGCCCGCCGACGGGCACCAGCGTCTCGATGGCGAGCACGACGGCCGCCATGCCGCTCGCGACGGGCACCGCGCCGGCGCCGCCTTCGAGGCTCGTGAGCGCGTTGGCGAGCACGTCGCGGGTGGGGTTCGCGGCTCGCGAGTAGTCGTGGTCGCGGGGTTCGCCAATGTCGTTGAACACGTAGTTCGTGGACAGGTAGATCGGCGGCACCACCGCGCCCCGACCGGTGTCGGTGTCGAGTCCGGCCTGCGCGGCGCTCGTCCATGATCCAAGTTCAGCCATCGATTCCTCCTTTGCTCCAACGTAGCTGGTTCACGCGGCGTCAGCGTGGGGTGTCCACCCAGTAACGTTGGTGCCGTGGAATGGTGCGGAGTGAACCTCACACTGCATAGGTTTGACTTGCAGAACGACAACGTGATTTGCGGCCCCTGCAAGATATGAGCGAGGGAACAGTGACCGAGGCAGAGCAAGCGTGGAAGATGCTGAGCGAGTCCGCCGTGGCGGCGCGGCTCGGCGGCATCACTAGTGAATCGAGCGACGTGGTGGACGACGCCGATATCACCGAAGGCCAGATCAATCCTCACGCGACGGGGCGCACCGCTGGTCAGCGGGGCGGGCCAGGAGCTATGCCGCCGATGATGATGGGCGGCGCAGGCGGTGCAAGTGGTGCGCAAGCGGGCGCGGCCCAGGCAGGTGTTGCGCAGTCGAGCGCTCAGGCGAATGCCGCGCAGGCTGGCGCGATGCAGTCGAGCGCTCAGGCGAACGCCGCGCAGGCTGGCGCGCAAGCCCGGGCGATGCAGTCGAGCGCCCAATCCGGGGCTGCGCAATCCGGGATCGGCCAATCCGGGGCGGTGCAAGCGGGCGCGGCTCAGGCGGGAGCGGCCCAGTCTGGGGCGAGCACTCTTCCAGCGGGGCTCGGCGCCACGGGGCCCGCCGGCGTGGGAGGCGTCGGAACCGGTGCTGCGGGGACGAGCAGCGTCGCAGCCGGTGTCGCGGGGACGAGCAGCGTCGCGGCCGGTGCCGCAGGGACCAGCGGCGTCGCAGCTGGTGCGCACGGTGCCCCTCCCGGCGGTGTGATGGCTGCGGGAGGCACGAACCCCGACGGAACCCCGTCGGGCTTGTACTCCGGCACTGGAGCGCCCGAGGGCACAGCCGGCGGTGATGCCGTCGCCGGTACGCACGGCGCGGGAGGTCAGCGCGTCGATGGGTATGCCGTCGAGCCGGAACACCTCCGGCGTGCAGCGACGGGGTGGCAGGCGATCGCGCACATCATGGGTGAGGCCGACCAAGAGATGCAGATCCCCCACGACCTTGGGTTCGCGAACGTGGCGCAGGGTCCGACGAACGAACTGTCGCAGCTCACCAAGCTCTACGCGCAGCAGGCGAGCAACGAGTTCGTCGCTATCGATCGGAGGCTGCACGGTGCAGCGGGTGAGTACGACGAGCGTGAACTGAACAATGCTCGCCTGGCGAGCGAAGCGGGAAGGGCATCGGAGTGACATTGTTCTTGGAATCGATCCCAGGCGCGTTGCAAGACCTGTTCTGCAAGCGCGGTGGCGGTCTGACAGAGACGGCGGAGGGTGTGTCGAAGTCGCTGCGCTCCTACATGAGCGACCGGCGCATCACCGGGGAAGAGCTCGCGTCCGAGTCATACCGGCACATCATGGAGCAGCTCGAACAGCTCGAGCAGCGGGTGCAGGCCGACTGGGAGGCCGACCGCCGAGACATCACCGAC is a genomic window containing:
- a CDS encoding PLP-dependent aspartate aminotransferase family protein — encoded protein: MAELGSWTSAAQAGLDTDTGRGAVVPPIYLSTNYVFNDIGEPRDHDYSRAANPTRDVLANALTSLEGGAGAVPVASGMAAVVLAIETLVPVGGRVVAPHDAYGGTWRLLTWWAERGRVTVDYVDLTDLDAAAAALSTPADLVWIETPSNPLLRITDIERVTELGHAAGASVVVDNTFCTPLLQQPLSFGADAVAHSTTKFIAGHSDVVGGAVVAATAELQEQLTGWAKTLGLTSGAMDSYLTMRGLRSLDARLRVHATNAEAVIDAFDGHPVVEALHYPGLPDHPDYQLAQQQMRTPGSMVTVELCGGEPTVRRFLDGLKVFHLAESLGGTESLVCHPATMTHGAMSPEAQKAAGITPGMLRFSVGLEGVDDLVTVIAEALERAELAL